The following are from one region of the Sphingobium sp. TKS genome:
- a CDS encoding AraC family transcriptional regulator — protein sequence MFRPESDWTGQDRFGVKNFYIEAVATVRDARVDLRHFDWVLPSSGVFSPEKHYLDYSLDGQPRRSMVSMGRPDRRVASGDILYMPPHRQYVGEPALQERHLVCVALGDEFLEELFDGEQPLKRVDPCADVQNISMRRLFAGLAAELRAPGFASQTLVESMLMGLAVELVRHMCPRELGSTTSRGARQVRNIIDYVMDNLSAPLGVADIARDCNMSVRHVARVFRDGTGVSLGEFVARSRIALAKELLRNDGARIKEISWRCGFSSTSAFSAAFRAATGQTPKDFRCQPPQVH from the coding sequence ATGTTTCGTCCGGAGAGCGATTGGACCGGCCAGGACAGGTTCGGGGTCAAGAATTTCTACATCGAAGCGGTGGCGACCGTTCGCGATGCCCGTGTGGATTTGCGTCATTTCGATTGGGTTTTGCCCAGCAGTGGCGTCTTCAGCCCTGAGAAACATTATCTGGATTATTCGCTCGACGGTCAACCGCGACGCAGCATGGTCAGCATGGGCCGACCCGATCGGCGTGTCGCTTCGGGTGACATTCTCTACATGCCGCCGCATCGCCAATATGTCGGCGAACCCGCGCTTCAGGAACGGCATCTGGTGTGTGTCGCGCTGGGGGACGAATTTCTGGAAGAACTGTTCGACGGCGAGCAGCCGCTGAAGAGGGTGGACCCCTGCGCCGATGTCCAGAATATTTCCATGCGCCGCCTTTTTGCCGGACTGGCGGCGGAATTGCGGGCGCCCGGCTTTGCGAGCCAGACTCTTGTCGAATCGATGCTCATGGGGCTGGCGGTCGAACTCGTCCGGCACATGTGTCCACGGGAATTGGGCAGCACGACATCACGCGGTGCGCGGCAGGTGCGCAATATCATCGACTATGTGATGGACAATCTGTCCGCTCCCCTTGGCGTCGCGGATATTGCGCGCGACTGCAACATGAGTGTGCGCCATGTCGCCCGCGTGTTCAGGGACGGAACCGGCGTCAGTCTGGGTGAATTTGTCGCGCGCAGCCGCATCGCTTTGGCCAAGGAACTGCTGCGGAACGACGGCGCGCGGATCAAGGAAATCAGCTGGCGCTGCGGCTTTAGCAGCACTTCGGCCTTTTCCGCTGCCTTTCGCGCCGCGACGGGCCAGACGCCCAAGGATTTCCGCTGCCAGCCGCCGCAGGTCCATTGA
- a CDS encoding MFS transporter gives MRALSEKPAAVSHYPWYVLGILTLAQTCHGIDRAIIGLVLAPVGHEFALSDGQLGILAGFAYGIFFALAALPFGVAVDNWNRRNLMAAALTLWSGATALCSLATGFWTLLVGRAAVGTAEAGGSPTGMSLLSDYFGEDRRATAIGIWYLSSGIGLAIAFIVGGAIVQNAGWRWAFVAAGVPGLVLAPLLLLTVREPLRGAHDGPAPLQGETLRLVQRIRLLAARPGLLYCIFAIVLIAAGIYGMSTWLTTFLIRVHGMPIARAGFLIAIAYGGLGSLGGFLAGWVIDLINRRRGGFDPARTSLFGAVIPLLTAVTGVGTVLFRDLDLMLALLMACGFLSASYNGPIYAVIVTIAGPRLRGLAVSLVQLGANLIGVGAGTYLIGAVSDFVGGTAGVAWGIGTAMLFTFAGGLLLLLASRAIRRAQNSGEA, from the coding sequence ATGAGAGCGCTGTCGGAAAAACCCGCCGCCGTCAGCCATTATCCCTGGTATGTGCTGGGCATATTGACGCTGGCGCAGACCTGCCATGGCATCGATCGCGCCATCATCGGGCTGGTGCTGGCGCCGGTCGGGCATGAATTTGCCCTGTCGGATGGACAACTCGGGATATTGGCGGGCTTTGCCTATGGCATATTTTTCGCTCTGGCCGCCCTGCCCTTCGGCGTAGCGGTCGACAACTGGAACCGTCGCAACCTGATGGCTGCGGCACTCACGCTGTGGAGCGGCGCGACCGCTTTGTGCAGCCTGGCGACCGGATTCTGGACATTGCTTGTAGGCCGTGCCGCGGTAGGGACGGCCGAAGCGGGCGGTTCACCGACCGGCATGTCGTTGCTGAGCGACTATTTCGGGGAGGACCGACGCGCAACCGCTATCGGCATCTGGTATCTGAGTTCGGGTATCGGCCTTGCCATCGCCTTCATCGTGGGCGGTGCGATCGTGCAGAACGCCGGATGGCGCTGGGCATTTGTGGCCGCCGGCGTACCGGGACTGGTGCTGGCGCCCCTGCTGCTGCTCACCGTCCGGGAACCATTGCGCGGCGCGCATGACGGGCCGGCCCCGCTGCAAGGAGAGACGCTGAGGCTGGTGCAGCGTATCCGCCTGCTCGCGGCGCGACCGGGACTGCTTTACTGCATCTTCGCCATCGTCCTGATCGCGGCGGGGATTTACGGCATGAGCACATGGCTCACCACTTTCCTGATCCGGGTCCACGGCATGCCCATTGCGCGGGCGGGTTTCCTCATCGCCATTGCCTATGGCGGCCTCGGCTCCCTGGGCGGATTTCTCGCGGGTTGGGTGATCGACCTCATCAACCGGCGCCGTGGCGGCTTCGATCCGGCAAGGACATCCCTGTTCGGCGCGGTGATCCCCTTGCTGACGGCAGTGACCGGCGTCGGCACCGTGCTGTTCCGGGACCTTGATCTGATGCTGGCGCTGCTGATGGCCTGCGGTTTCCTCAGCGCTTCCTATAACGGCCCGATCTACGCCGTCATCGTGACCATCGCCGGGCCGCGCCTGCGGGGCCTTGCGGTATCTCTGGTGCAATTGGGGGCAAACCTGATCGGCGTGGGCGCCGGCACTTATCTGATCGGCGCCGTCAGTGACTTTGTCGGGGGGACGGCGGGTGTCGCCTGGGGGATCGGCACCGCCATGCTGTTCACCTTTGCCGGGGGATTATTGCTGCTGCTGGCGTCCCGCGCGATCCGCCGTGCCCAAAATAGCGGCGAAGCATAA
- a CDS encoding SDR family NAD(P)-dependent oxidoreductase, with protein MMRLVDRVAIVTGGGGGIGAAVARRLVAEGARVVIADLFEEAAVRAAAPLGDKALAVQFDAADPQSVKAMVDRAVDHFGRLDILHNNAAMTDPDKSPQDTTAVDIPIGIWREILDVNLTGYLLGCKYAIPHMVAGGGGSIINTASNSGTAGDLARIAYGSSKAAIIGLTKYVATQHGRQNIRCNSIAPGVVLTEALEKTVPGLKEIIQRHILTPEFGTPDDIAALVAFLASDEARYITGENISISGGGLVHQPHYADLLAFMQAKD; from the coding sequence ATGATGAGGTTGGTAGACAGGGTGGCGATCGTCACCGGCGGCGGCGGTGGTATCGGTGCCGCCGTCGCGCGGCGCCTCGTTGCGGAGGGGGCTCGCGTCGTAATCGCCGATCTGTTCGAGGAGGCGGCCGTCCGTGCGGCCGCCCCGTTGGGGGACAAGGCGCTGGCGGTCCAGTTCGATGCCGCCGATCCGCAGTCGGTAAAGGCGATGGTTGATCGCGCCGTCGACCATTTCGGCAGGCTCGACATATTACATAATAATGCGGCGATGACCGATCCGGACAAAAGTCCGCAGGACACCACCGCCGTCGACATTCCGATCGGGATCTGGCGCGAGATTCTCGACGTCAATCTCACCGGCTATTTGCTGGGATGCAAATATGCGATCCCGCATATGGTCGCCGGTGGTGGCGGTTCGATCATCAATACCGCGTCCAATTCGGGCACCGCCGGGGATCTTGCGCGCATTGCCTATGGTTCGTCCAAGGCGGCGATCATCGGCCTCACCAAATATGTGGCGACCCAGCATGGGCGGCAGAATATCCGCTGCAACAGCATCGCGCCGGGCGTGGTGCTGACTGAAGCCCTCGAAAAAACCGTGCCGGGCCTGAAGGAGATTATTCAGCGGCATATATTGACGCCCGAATTCGGTACGCCCGATGATATCGCCGCGTTGGTCGCCTTTCTTGCTTCGGACGAGGCGCGCTACATCACGGGTGAGAATATATCCATTTCTGGCGGCGGCCTTGTCCACCAGCCCCATTATGCCGATTTGCTGGCCTTCATGCAGGCGAAGGACTAG
- a CDS encoding TonB-dependent receptor, with translation MASGKWFQTTALASLSVFAASVPAMAADQTGPVGIEDIVVTARRTEENIQTTPVAVTALSTEMIKQAQVGDVAGLQRTAPSLSIATGAPGGSGFVYISIRGMPALNPGVANDPSVATYVDGVYIPRPSQGSADLIDLQRVEVLRGPQGTLFGRNTTGGALNIVTANPTGDFGGHFRIQGGNYDYRNVDAVLNVPLMGEELAARFVYDFVDHDGYARNLTSNSELKDRNSHYARAKLRWAPAGNNWSATLSGDYNIIKDHGQFVGLAAVNPGASAAISAINAATPLAPYLHSKAHWYDAYGIPFSTNPPVGSNYGFLTAGGRNAYNRLEAYGGNLTIDGEIGSVTVKSISAYRYSNAIGLNELDGTPAQILAAESAYKSDQYSQELQFSGELGDRFSYILGGYYSTESGRESSVSQTFGSFAPAAPAPNFGFGLNYGTVKNVSVGLFSQGYYRLTDKIRLTGGVRWTWDKREVVLMNRTNLAANTCAPELVSNPDFVAPCSLPRSVKYNYPAWTAGIDVEITDSLFAYVKTSAASKAGGFNMRNGSAATPPFKPEKVRDVELGVKFSTLDNRLRINAAAFHSWQSDVQRNASDCITPPGALACATTQFLRNSGDARVYGGELEISAVPWEGMLLSGNLALLDGKYVSGTFVEQQQFVPVAGANVSDCVAGTAAGSVRCSVDRSGEALPQMPKKQFGISATQKVPTPFGELSIYANYAYIGKQNFGLFTADPRRPQAYRDAVAIANRINSIPGYGLLSGRIALQIEDPNLELSIFGRNIGGKKYVTRAFADQLPTLGTAIDYIGDPFTWGIGATFRFGPKS, from the coding sequence ATGGCTTCAGGTAAATGGTTCCAGACGACCGCATTGGCGAGCTTGTCGGTTTTCGCGGCTAGCGTGCCGGCAATGGCGGCGGACCAGACCGGACCTGTGGGAATCGAGGACATTGTGGTCACCGCCAGGCGGACCGAAGAAAATATCCAGACCACGCCGGTCGCCGTCACCGCACTGTCGACCGAAATGATCAAACAGGCGCAGGTCGGCGATGTGGCGGGCCTGCAGCGCACCGCGCCGAGCCTGTCGATCGCGACCGGCGCCCCGGGCGGTTCGGGCTTCGTCTATATCTCCATCCGCGGCATGCCGGCATTGAATCCGGGCGTCGCCAACGATCCTTCCGTCGCAACCTATGTCGACGGCGTTTATATTCCGCGCCCCTCGCAGGGTTCGGCCGATCTCATCGACCTGCAGCGGGTCGAGGTTCTGCGTGGCCCCCAGGGCACGTTGTTCGGTCGCAACACCACCGGCGGCGCGCTCAACATCGTCACGGCCAATCCTACGGGCGATTTCGGAGGGCATTTCCGCATTCAGGGCGGCAACTATGATTATCGCAATGTCGACGCGGTTCTCAACGTGCCATTGATGGGCGAGGAGTTGGCGGCGCGCTTCGTCTATGATTTCGTGGATCACGACGGCTATGCCCGGAATTTGACCTCGAACAGCGAACTTAAGGACCGCAACAGCCATTATGCCCGCGCCAAATTACGTTGGGCGCCCGCCGGCAACAACTGGTCCGCCACGCTTAGCGGCGATTATAATATCATCAAGGATCATGGCCAGTTCGTCGGTCTTGCAGCGGTCAATCCGGGCGCGAGCGCGGCGATCAGCGCCATCAACGCCGCAACCCCCCTCGCGCCCTATCTGCACAGCAAAGCCCATTGGTACGATGCCTATGGCATTCCATTCAGCACCAATCCGCCGGTCGGGTCCAATTACGGTTTTCTGACCGCAGGCGGCCGAAACGCCTATAACAGGCTGGAAGCCTATGGCGGCAATCTCACGATCGATGGCGAAATCGGTTCCGTCACCGTGAAATCGATCTCTGCCTATCGTTACAGCAACGCGATCGGCCTGAACGAACTCGATGGCACTCCTGCCCAGATTCTGGCGGCCGAAAGCGCCTACAAGTCCGATCAATATTCGCAGGAACTTCAGTTCTCCGGGGAATTGGGCGACCGCTTCAGCTATATTCTCGGCGGCTATTATTCGACGGAAAGCGGCCGTGAATCGTCCGTATCGCAGACCTTCGGGTCGTTTGCACCCGCAGCCCCCGCACCCAATTTCGGTTTCGGCCTGAATTACGGCACAGTGAAGAATGTCTCGGTCGGCCTGTTCAGCCAGGGCTATTACCGTCTGACCGACAAGATCCGTCTCACCGGCGGCGTCCGCTGGACATGGGATAAGCGGGAGGTTGTTCTGATGAACAGAACGAACCTTGCCGCCAACACCTGCGCGCCCGAACTGGTCTCGAATCCCGACTTCGTTGCGCCTTGCAGCCTGCCACGTTCGGTCAAATATAATTACCCCGCCTGGACGGCGGGTATCGATGTGGAAATCACCGACAGCCTTTTTGCTTATGTGAAGACGAGCGCCGCATCCAAGGCCGGCGGCTTCAATATGCGCAATGGTTCGGCCGCGACACCGCCGTTCAAGCCGGAGAAGGTCAGGGACGTTGAACTCGGCGTCAAGTTCAGCACATTGGATAACCGGTTGCGCATCAATGCCGCCGCTTTCCATTCCTGGCAGTCGGACGTTCAGCGCAATGCTTCCGACTGCATCACCCCACCGGGCGCGCTTGCCTGTGCAACCACGCAATTCCTCCGCAACTCGGGCGATGCGCGTGTCTATGGCGGCGAACTTGAAATAAGCGCCGTTCCCTGGGAAGGGATGCTGCTCTCCGGCAATCTCGCCCTGCTCGACGGCAAATATGTCTCCGGCACTTTCGTCGAACAGCAGCAGTTCGTTCCCGTCGCCGGCGCCAACGTGTCGGATTGCGTCGCCGGCACCGCCGCAGGTTCGGTCCGCTGTTCGGTCGATCGCAGCGGCGAGGCTCTGCCGCAAATGCCCAAGAAGCAGTTCGGCATATCGGCCACGCAGAAGGTGCCGACCCCATTTGGCGAACTCTCGATCTACGCAAACTACGCCTATATCGGCAAACAGAATTTCGGTCTGTTCACCGCCGATCCGCGGCGTCCGCAAGCCTATCGTGATGCGGTTGCCATTGCCAACCGGATCAATAGCATTCCGGGATATGGGCTTTTGAGTGGGCGCATCGCCTTGCAGATCGAAGATCCCAATCTTGAGCTGTCGATCTTTGGCCGCAATATTGGCGGAAAGAAATATGTAACCCGTGCCTTCGCCGATCAGTTGCCGACACTGGGCACGGCGATCGATTATATCGGCGATCCCTTTACGTGGGGTATCGGCGCGACCTTTCGTTTCGGACCGAAAAGCTAG
- a CDS encoding TonB-dependent receptor, translating to MSKTATLGAIATGALIAAMAQPAYAQQPQSGASEGIQDIVVTARRTEESLQTTPIAVTALTPEALTTAKVENVVDLQRTAPGLVIGRGSAGGDGIVFVAIRGQGNLQPILANDPAVATYIDGIYIPRPSTGMTDIQDVKRLEVLRGPQGTLFGRNTTGGAINIVTNDPNDQLSGAFKAEFGNYSTLGAQANINVPLAEGLAIRLSGAINDRDGYGDNLLTKRDFSDNNSKFVRGKLKYEGNGWDLTLSGDWNRQSNHGQQIALWAFNPAIVPAAFQPGLTAGLLTKENWWGNTTTGTSIPATIGTLTPEAQALYGVRPFNTLEVYGFSGTLNVELGGLNFKSITGYRHSMNYGQNDTDGTAVPLLATFAGSGSYYISQEFQLSGNITDSLSFITGAYAGKESGYEFSRSQIFGGLIRDSNADVTNKTFGLFAQAYYELTPKLRAVGGFRYTWDTRDSLLHNAQIYGRPYNVAVAGTPTGINCTVTPTEPVTATTCNQAQNAKFNYPAWNLGLDWQASDNLFLYLATRGAAKAGGWNLRAGGLPAFAPEKVKDVEAGLKVDLFDRRLRFNTAVFHTWKDDNQAIVNSFVTGIGVTQYIQNNGKVRIWGMENEITAVPWEGMTLSVNGSLQNGKYVKGSFSEIQVVAGSGCTNGAGVVNGCVVDLSGLPLLQLPKKQLNISATQKIPLGAGTLAVTGAYSYVGAQHFDAVRAADQASAATKAAYDTENRFGRVPGYGIFNGRIAFQLENPNVEIAVYGRNITNKKYLLRRFPDLYRTLGITAAYVGQPATYGVETTFKF from the coding sequence ATGAGCAAGACCGCTACTTTGGGTGCGATCGCCACAGGCGCGCTGATTGCCGCAATGGCACAGCCTGCCTATGCGCAGCAGCCGCAATCGGGTGCCAGCGAAGGCATTCAGGATATCGTGGTCACCGCGCGCCGTACCGAGGAAAGTCTTCAGACCACGCCTATCGCTGTCACCGCGCTTACGCCCGAAGCGCTGACGACCGCCAAGGTCGAAAATGTCGTCGATCTTCAGCGCACCGCTCCGGGCCTTGTCATCGGTCGTGGTTCGGCAGGCGGCGACGGTATCGTCTTCGTCGCCATTCGCGGTCAGGGCAATCTCCAGCCGATCCTCGCCAACGATCCTGCCGTCGCCACGTACATTGACGGTATTTACATTCCCCGTCCATCGACGGGCATGACCGATATTCAGGACGTCAAGCGGCTGGAAGTGCTGCGCGGACCGCAGGGTACCCTGTTCGGCCGTAACACGACTGGTGGTGCCATCAACATCGTTACCAACGATCCGAACGACCAGCTCAGCGGTGCGTTCAAGGCAGAATTTGGCAATTACAGTACGCTGGGGGCGCAGGCCAATATCAATGTGCCGCTTGCGGAAGGCCTGGCGATTCGTCTGAGCGGGGCGATCAACGACCGGGACGGCTATGGCGACAATCTTCTCACCAAGCGCGACTTTTCCGACAACAACAGCAAGTTCGTTCGCGGCAAGCTCAAATATGAGGGCAATGGCTGGGATCTGACCCTGTCGGGCGACTGGAACCGCCAGTCCAACCATGGTCAGCAGATCGCGCTCTGGGCCTTCAATCCGGCGATCGTTCCTGCGGCCTTCCAGCCGGGGCTCACCGCGGGCCTGCTGACCAAGGAAAACTGGTGGGGCAATACAACGACCGGCACGTCGATCCCGGCCACCATCGGTACGCTGACTCCAGAGGCGCAGGCACTCTATGGCGTGCGGCCATTTAATACGCTCGAAGTATACGGTTTTTCCGGCACCCTGAATGTTGAATTGGGCGGCCTGAACTTCAAGTCCATCACCGGCTATCGCCACTCGATGAACTATGGTCAGAACGACACGGATGGCACCGCCGTCCCGTTGCTGGCGACCTTCGCGGGGTCTGGTTCCTATTATATTTCTCAGGAATTTCAGCTTTCCGGCAATATCACCGACAGCCTGAGCTTCATCACGGGCGCCTATGCGGGCAAGGAGAGCGGCTACGAATTCAGTCGGTCGCAGATTTTCGGCGGACTCATCCGTGATTCGAACGCCGATGTCACCAACAAGACCTTCGGCCTGTTTGCCCAGGCCTATTATGAATTGACGCCGAAGCTGCGCGCGGTGGGCGGTTTCCGCTATACCTGGGACACCCGCGACAGCCTGCTGCATAATGCGCAGATATATGGCCGACCCTATAATGTCGCCGTGGCGGGGACGCCGACCGGCATCAACTGTACGGTGACCCCGACGGAACCGGTTACGGCCACCACCTGTAATCAGGCGCAGAATGCCAAGTTCAATTATCCGGCCTGGAATCTGGGTCTCGACTGGCAGGCCAGCGACAATCTCTTCCTCTATCTCGCGACCCGTGGCGCGGCCAAGGCCGGTGGCTGGAACCTGCGGGCAGGGGGGCTGCCCGCCTTCGCCCCCGAAAAGGTGAAAGACGTCGAAGCCGGCCTGAAGGTCGATCTCTTCGACCGCCGGCTGCGTTTCAACACCGCGGTCTTCCACACGTGGAAGGATGACAATCAGGCGATCGTCAACAGCTTCGTCACCGGCATCGGCGTCACCCAATATATTCAGAATAACGGCAAGGTCCGTATCTGGGGCATGGAAAATGAAATCACGGCTGTGCCGTGGGAAGGCATGACGCTCAGCGTCAACGGTTCGCTGCAAAACGGTAAATATGTGAAGGGTAGCTTCAGCGAAATTCAGGTGGTGGCTGGCAGCGGCTGCACGAACGGCGCTGGGGTCGTCAATGGCTGCGTCGTCGATCTGAGTGGTTTGCCGCTGCTGCAATTGCCCAAGAAGCAGCTCAATATCAGCGCCACGCAGAAAATTCCGTTGGGAGCGGGCACGCTTGCTGTCACCGGCGCCTATTCCTATGTCGGCGCTCAGCATTTCGATGCCGTCAGGGCGGCGGACCAGGCGTCGGCTGCGACCAAGGCCGCCTATGATACGGAAAACCGCTTTGGTCGTGTGCCCGGCTATGGCATTTTCAACGGCCGTATCGCTTTCCAGCTTGAAAATCCCAATGTTGAAATCGCCGTCTATGGTCGCAACATCACGAACAAGAAGTATCTGCTGCGGCGCTTCCCCGATCTCTATCGGACATTGGGCATCACAGCCGCCTATGTTGGTCAGCCGGCCACCTATGGCGTGGAAACGACGTTTAAATTCTGA
- a CDS encoding NAD(P)-dependent oxidoreductase produces the protein MTDTIRKIGFIGLGSMGGDQARELAKLPLDLTVYDVFPEALAKFEGRAKLAASMAEVGEDADAVGICVRDDTQVLECVDALLPAMKRGAILLIHSTIKPKTAQHIAERAAPLGIDVIDAPVTRTEMSKDGPFVFCMTGGEESVAARVQVVLNAFSTNTMHIGPLGSAMALKICNNLVSWCGIMLGIEVANVAEASGVPMDKLLTVMKRNGNLTPPMAGFVDFRNNPGDAARRAFFASQAGIGEKDLALAEELAAGADAVSPITSHTKTLLKKTLLAICES, from the coding sequence ATGACAGATACTATCAGGAAAATTGGTTTCATCGGTCTGGGCAGCATGGGCGGCGATCAGGCGCGGGAACTTGCCAAACTGCCGCTTGACCTTACCGTTTACGACGTGTTTCCCGAGGCACTGGCGAAATTCGAGGGCCGCGCGAAGCTCGCCGCTTCCATGGCGGAGGTCGGCGAGGATGCCGACGCCGTCGGCATCTGCGTGCGGGACGACACGCAGGTACTGGAATGCGTCGATGCACTGCTGCCCGCGATGAAGCGGGGAGCGATCCTGCTCATCCACAGCACGATCAAGCCGAAGACCGCGCAGCATATCGCCGAGCGCGCTGCCCCCCTGGGTATCGACGTCATCGATGCTCCGGTTACGCGCACCGAAATGAGCAAGGACGGTCCCTTCGTCTTCTGCATGACTGGTGGCGAGGAGTCCGTCGCCGCCCGCGTCCAGGTGGTGCTCAACGCCTTTTCGACGAACACGATGCATATCGGTCCGCTCGGATCGGCAATGGCCCTCAAGATCTGCAACAACCTCGTTTCCTGGTGCGGCATCATGTTGGGTATAGAGGTTGCCAATGTGGCGGAGGCGTCGGGCGTGCCGATGGACAAGCTGCTCACCGTGATGAAGCGCAACGGCAATCTCACCCCGCCGATGGCGGGTTTCGTCGACTTCCGCAATAATCCGGGGGATGCAGCCCGGCGTGCCTTCTTCGCCAGCCAAGCCGGCATCGGCGAAAAGGACCTCGCGCTGGCTGAAGAACTGGCGGCGGGCGCCGATGCGGTATCGCCGATCACCAGCCATACCAAGACGCTGCTCAAGAAGACGCTGCTTGCAATCTGCGAGAGCTAG
- a CDS encoding cytochrome P450, with translation MTKPAQQPLPDHVPPELAMALPLFSRQVIYDNPQEVLIPAMHADLPPVTYVTNIFPGDQPGWLLKNAEDVQAMLRDADNFTKNGMGKWAQNIGENWLVIPTEADPPIHTGYRKALNSHFAPQKMFAMKEQVRERARTLIHAFKDRGQCDFIEEFSEKFPIFIVLDLLGLPQERMAQFLKWEKEMLHSNDWEVRGNAVRCVKDYLLEEIEARRQQPRDDYISKVLTFEVDDRLWNDDEVLGHCFNLYIGGLDTVTSLLGNIFNYLASHPDKQNELRADPSLIVLAVEEFLRAFAPVTAFRIATKVIEIQGQKIMPGDYVAFSSPVVGRDPAFYDDPQAIRFDRKAPHMSLGSGIHKCLGMHLARLELQIAVEEFVTTLPEFRIKDGFKVPYFVGNILHVPDLHLQWD, from the coding sequence ATGACCAAACCTGCGCAACAGCCCCTTCCGGATCATGTGCCACCCGAACTGGCGATGGCGCTGCCGCTCTTTTCCCGGCAGGTGATCTACGACAATCCGCAGGAGGTGCTGATCCCGGCCATGCATGCGGACCTGCCGCCGGTCACCTATGTCACCAACATCTTTCCCGGTGACCAACCCGGCTGGCTGCTCAAAAATGCCGAGGATGTGCAGGCGATGCTGCGCGACGCCGACAATTTCACCAAGAACGGCATGGGCAAATGGGCGCAGAATATCGGCGAGAACTGGCTGGTCATTCCGACCGAAGCCGACCCGCCCATTCACACCGGTTACCGCAAGGCGCTGAACAGTCATTTCGCGCCGCAGAAGATGTTCGCGATGAAGGAACAGGTGCGCGAGCGTGCGCGGACCTTGATCCATGCCTTCAAGGATCGGGGTCAGTGCGATTTCATCGAGGAATTTTCGGAGAAATTCCCTATCTTCATCGTCCTCGATCTGCTTGGGCTACCACAGGAAAGAATGGCGCAATTCCTCAAATGGGAAAAGGAAATGCTCCACTCCAATGACTGGGAAGTCCGCGGCAACGCCGTGCGCTGTGTGAAAGACTATCTGCTGGAGGAGATTGAGGCCCGCCGCCAGCAGCCGCGCGATGACTATATCAGCAAGGTCCTGACCTTTGAGGTGGATGACCGCCTGTGGAATGATGACGAGGTTCTGGGGCACTGTTTCAACCTGTATATCGGTGGACTGGACACGGTTACGTCGCTGCTCGGCAATATCTTCAACTATCTGGCGTCTCACCCGGATAAGCAGAACGAACTGCGCGCTGATCCGTCGCTGATCGTCCTCGCGGTCGAAGAATTCCTCCGCGCCTTCGCGCCGGTCACGGCCTTCCGCATCGCGACGAAGGTCATCGAAATTCAGGGGCAGAAGATTATGCCTGGGGATTATGTGGCCTTCAGCTCACCCGTGGTTGGTCGCGATCCGGCCTTCTACGATGATCCTCAGGCCATTCGCTTCGACCGTAAGGCGCCGCATATGTCGCTGGGCAGCGGTATTCACAAATGTCTGGGGATGCATCTCGCGCGGCTGGAACTGCAAATCGCGGTCGAGGAATTCGTCACGACTTTGCCGGAATTTCGGATCAAGGACGGCTTCAAAGTGCCGTATTTCGTGGGCAATATTCTGCATGTGCCGGATCTCCACCTGCAATGGGACTGA
- a CDS encoding helix-turn-helix domain-containing protein, with protein MMQSTGTILPCQPLTVSYFHVENSIIANGIRADIRHFAWERSCDARFEPNSHYLDYSLGPRARGARLLPDGKRHAPPFGEVSYLPKGSQFEARCEPSEYRIFCLTFESLTADQLFQNEVMPSSLPPCFDVKAPWVRQGLARLAQEVRNPGFAPDIMVETIALSLVIDLSRHLQIAHKCDDTADPRMAGWRLRRLQERIEAGLAGPLSIVDLAEECGVSSRHLMRTFKNTVGKTLGSYIADARIAQAKRELVQDGALIKVVAGNCGFQSVAAFSAAFRKATGLSPRGFRHEMLRG; from the coding sequence ATGATGCAGTCAACGGGCACCATCCTTCCATGCCAGCCGCTCACCGTCTCCTATTTCCATGTCGAGAACAGCATCATCGCGAACGGCATTCGTGCCGATATCCGGCATTTTGCGTGGGAACGCAGCTGTGACGCCAGGTTCGAGCCGAACAGTCACTATCTCGACTATTCGCTCGGCCCGCGCGCGCGCGGGGCGCGTCTGCTGCCCGACGGCAAGCGCCATGCGCCACCCTTTGGCGAGGTTTCCTACCTGCCAAAGGGGAGCCAGTTTGAAGCGCGCTGCGAACCCAGCGAATATCGCATATTCTGTTTGACCTTCGAAAGCCTGACAGCCGATCAGCTCTTTCAGAATGAGGTAATGCCTTCGTCATTGCCCCCCTGTTTCGACGTCAAGGCGCCGTGGGTCCGTCAGGGCCTCGCCCGCCTCGCCCAGGAAGTGCGCAATCCCGGTTTCGCGCCCGACATCATGGTCGAAACCATTGCGTTGTCGCTGGTCATCGACCTGTCTCGTCACCTTCAGATCGCTCACAAATGCGATGACACCGCCGATCCACGAATGGCGGGCTGGCGCCTGCGCCGCCTTCAGGAGCGTATCGAGGCGGGACTGGCGGGGCCATTGTCGATCGTCGATCTGGCCGAAGAATGCGGCGTCAGTTCACGGCATCTGATGCGGACCTTCAAGAACACGGTCGGGAAGACCCTGGGCAGTTACATTGCCGATGCGCGGATTGCGCAGGCCAAGCGAGAACTGGTTCAGGATGGCGCCCTTATCAAGGTCGTCGCGGGCAATTGCGGTTTCCAAAGCGTCGCGGCCTTCAGTGCCGCCTTCCGCAAGGCGACCGGCCTCAGCCCCCGGGGTTTCCGGCACGAGATGCTGCGCGGTTGA